One Pseudomonas tolaasii NCPPB 2192 genomic window carries:
- a CDS encoding aminopeptidase P family protein has translation MSTQPLIHGTVPQRLAHTRELMSREGIHALLVPSADPHLSEYLPGYWQGRQWLSGFHGSVGTLIVTADFAGVWADSRYWEQATKELKGSGIELVKLQPGQPGPLEWLAEQTPEGGVVAVDGAVMAVASARTLGGKLAERGARLRTDIDLLDEVWQDRPALPDQPIYQHLPPQATVSRGDKLAALRASLKEKGADWHFIATLDDIAWLFNLRGGDVSFNPVFVSFALINQQHATLFVALSKVDAELRAVLEQDGVTLRDYSEVADALRDVPAGASLQVDPARVTAGLLENLDAGVKLVEGLNPTTLAKSRKSLADAEHIRHAMEQDGAALCEFFAWLDSALGRERITELTIDEHLTAARTRRPDYVSLSFNTIAAFNANGAMPHYHATEEEHALIEGDGLLLIDSGGQYLGGTTDITRMVPIGTPSEEQKRDCTRVLKGVIALSRAHFPKGILSPLLDSIARAPIWAEGVDYGHGTGHGVGYFLNVHEGPQVITYQAATAPQTAMQPGMITSIEPGTYRPGRWGVRIENLVLNREAGKTEFGEFLKFETLTLCPIDTRCLEPSLLTADEREWFNGYHAEVRERLSPLLSGAALEWLQVRTAAI, from the coding sequence ATGAGTACGCAGCCTTTGATCCATGGAACGGTTCCCCAGCGCCTGGCGCACACCCGCGAACTGATGAGCCGTGAGGGCATTCACGCGCTTCTGGTGCCGTCGGCCGACCCGCATTTGTCCGAGTACCTGCCGGGTTACTGGCAGGGGCGACAATGGCTGTCGGGGTTTCATGGCTCGGTGGGCACACTGATTGTTACCGCCGATTTCGCAGGTGTTTGGGCCGACAGCCGCTACTGGGAACAAGCCACCAAGGAACTCAAGGGCAGCGGCATCGAGCTGGTCAAGTTGCAGCCCGGCCAACCCGGCCCGCTGGAGTGGCTGGCCGAACAAACCCCGGAAGGTGGCGTGGTGGCGGTGGACGGCGCGGTGATGGCCGTGGCCTCGGCGCGCACCCTGGGTGGCAAGCTGGCCGAACGTGGCGCGCGGTTGCGTACCGACATCGACTTGCTCGACGAAGTCTGGCAGGACCGCCCCGCCTTGCCGGACCAGCCGATCTATCAGCATCTGCCGCCACAGGCGACTGTCAGCCGTGGCGACAAACTTGCCGCACTGCGCGCCAGCCTCAAAGAAAAGGGCGCCGACTGGCATTTCATCGCCACCCTGGATGACATCGCGTGGTTGTTCAACCTGCGCGGCGGCGATGTGTCGTTCAACCCGGTGTTTGTGTCCTTTGCCTTGATCAATCAACAGCACGCCACGTTGTTTGTAGCGCTGAGCAAAGTCGATGCAGAGTTGCGTGCGGTGCTGGAGCAGGATGGCGTGACCCTGCGCGACTACAGCGAAGTCGCCGATGCACTGCGTGATGTGCCTGCGGGCGCCAGCCTGCAAGTCGACCCGGCTCGCGTTACCGCCGGCCTGCTGGAAAACCTCGATGCCGGCGTCAAGCTGGTTGAAGGGCTGAACCCGACTACCCTGGCCAAATCGCGCAAAAGCCTGGCGGACGCCGAGCACATTCGCCACGCCATGGAGCAGGACGGCGCGGCCCTGTGCGAATTTTTCGCCTGGCTGGACAGTGCCCTGGGCCGTGAGCGCATAACCGAGCTGACCATCGACGAACACCTGACCGCGGCTCGTACCCGTCGGCCGGATTATGTGTCGCTGAGTTTCAATACCATCGCGGCGTTTAACGCCAACGGTGCGATGCCCCACTATCACGCCACCGAAGAAGAGCATGCGCTGATCGAAGGCGACGGCTTGCTGCTGATTGACTCGGGTGGCCAGTACCTCGGCGGCACCACGGATATCACGCGGATGGTGCCAATCGGCACGCCGAGTGAGGAGCAGAAGCGTGATTGCACTCGCGTACTCAAAGGGGTGATTGCGCTCTCCCGTGCCCATTTCCCTAAAGGCATTCTGTCGCCGCTGCTGGATTCGATTGCTCGCGCGCCGATCTGGGCCGAGGGCGTGGACTACGGCCACGGTACCGGTCACGGCGTAGGTTATTTCCTGAATGTGCACGAAGGCCCGCAAGTGATCACCTATCAGGCCGCCACTGCGCCGCAAACGGCCATGCAGCCTGGGATGATTACGTCGATTGAGCCGGGGACTTATCGCCCGGGGCGCTGGGGCGTGCGGATCGAGAACCTGGTGCTGAACCGTGAAGCCGGGAAGACCGAGTTTGGTGAGTTCCTCAAATTCGAAACCCTGACGCTGTGCCCGATCGACACCCGTTGCCTGGAGCCGTCGTTGCTGACGGCGGACGAGCGCGAGTGGTTCAACGGCTATCACGCAGAGGTCCGTGAACGCTTGAGCCCATTGCTCAGTGGCGCCGCGCTGGAGTGGCTGCAGGTGCGCACGGCGGCTATCTGA
- a CDS encoding cysteine desulfurase family protein: MNKRPLYFDYAATTPVDERVIQVMVECLGFNANFGNPASSSHAFGQAARQTVEQARGQVAELVGASPAQIVWTSGATESNNLALKGVAQARGVAGGHIITSQIEHKATLDTARQLQEAGVAVTYLVPDAEGLITAEAVSEALREDTFLVSLMLVNNELGTLNDIPAIGARVREHGALLHVDAAQGAGKVAIDLAQWPVDLMSFSAHKLYGPKGIGALYVGPRAQQKVLAQIHGGGHEGGLRSGTLATHQIAGMGTAFALAAASFNEEKARIVALRQRLLDQLQPVAGVRLNGSQTQRIPHTLSLTFGEGEFNSAALSAGIAFSATSACNSASNAPSHVLLALGHDARSAGRTIRLSLGRYTTEQDIDEAVQLIKAALASAPAFWAV; the protein is encoded by the coding sequence ATGAATAAACGTCCGTTGTATTTCGACTACGCCGCCACCACACCGGTGGATGAGCGTGTGATTCAGGTGATGGTCGAGTGTCTGGGCTTCAATGCCAATTTCGGTAACCCGGCGTCCAGTTCCCATGCGTTCGGCCAGGCGGCCCGGCAAACGGTCGAACAGGCGCGCGGCCAAGTGGCCGAACTGGTTGGCGCAAGCCCCGCGCAGATTGTCTGGACCTCCGGCGCCACCGAATCCAATAACCTCGCGCTCAAGGGCGTCGCCCAGGCGCGCGGCGTCGCGGGCGGGCATATCATCACCAGCCAGATTGAACACAAGGCCACCCTGGACACCGCGCGACAGTTGCAGGAAGCCGGCGTGGCGGTGACCTATCTGGTGCCGGATGCCGAAGGGCTGATCACGGCCGAGGCGGTCAGCGAGGCGCTGCGTGAAGACACTTTTCTGGTGTCGTTGATGCTGGTCAATAACGAGCTTGGTACCCTGAACGACATCCCCGCCATCGGCGCGCGCGTGCGTGAACACGGCGCCTTGCTGCATGTGGACGCTGCGCAGGGCGCGGGCAAGGTGGCGATTGACCTGGCTCAATGGCCAGTGGACTTGATGTCGTTTTCCGCGCACAAGCTGTATGGGCCCAAAGGCATCGGCGCGTTGTACGTCGGCCCGCGGGCGCAACAAAAAGTGTTGGCGCAGATTCACGGCGGCGGCCATGAGGGCGGTTTGCGCTCGGGCACCCTGGCGACTCACCAGATTGCCGGCATGGGCACCGCGTTTGCGCTGGCGGCGGCATCTTTTAATGAAGAGAAAGCCAGGATTGTGGCTCTGCGCCAGCGTCTGCTGGATCAATTGCAGCCTGTCGCCGGCGTGCGTTTGAACGGCAGCCAGACCCAGCGCATTCCCCATACCCTGAGCCTCACGTTCGGCGAGGGCGAATTCAATTCCGCCGCGCTGAGCGCAGGTATCGCGTTTTCGGCCACGTCGGCCTGCAACTCGGCCAGCAATGCGCCGTCCCACGTGCTTCTGGCCCTGGGCCATGATGCGCGCAGTGCCGGGCGCACCATTCGCTTGAGCCTGGGCCGGTATACCACCGAGCAGGATATCGACGAGGCCGTGCAACTGATCAAGGCCGCATTGGCCAGCGCCCCGGCGTTCTGGGCGGTTTGA
- the msuE gene encoding FMN reductase: MTRPLNVVALSGGTWRPSRTLVLTQAVLAELATLLPIQTTLIELGDIARPLGGALSRDELPADVEAQLLAIEHADLLVVAAPVYRGSYPGLLKHLFDLIGLNALINTPVLLAATGGSERHALVLDHQLRPLFSFFQALTLPIGVYATEADFTDYQITSDLLKARIQLAAERAAPLFTAHAPSLLKIA; this comes from the coding sequence ATGACCCGTCCCCTGAATGTCGTTGCCCTCTCCGGCGGTACCTGGCGCCCGTCCCGTACCCTGGTGTTGACCCAGGCCGTGCTGGCCGAGTTGGCCACCTTACTGCCAATCCAGACCACCCTGATCGAACTGGGCGACATCGCCCGGCCGTTGGGCGGTGCGCTGTCCCGCGATGAATTGCCCGCCGACGTCGAAGCCCAACTGTTGGCCATCGAACATGCCGATTTATTGGTGGTGGCCGCCCCGGTGTATCGCGGCTCCTATCCGGGCCTGCTCAAACATTTGTTCGATCTGATTGGCCTCAATGCGCTGATCAACACCCCGGTTTTGCTCGCCGCCACCGGTGGCAGCGAACGCCACGCGCTGGTTCTGGATCACCAGTTGCGCCCGCTGTTCAGCTTCTTCCAGGCCCTGACGCTGCCGATCGGCGTGTACGCCACCGAGGCCGACTTCACCGACTACCAAATCACCAGCGACTTGTTAAAAGCCCGCATTCAACTGGCGGCAGAACGCGCAGCGCCCTTGTTTACCGCGCACGCCCCTTCGCTGTTGAAAATCGCATAA
- the ssuD gene encoding FMNH2-dependent alkanesulfonate monooxygenase: MDVFWFLPTHGDGHYLGTTQGARPVTLNYLKQVAQAADSLGYHGVLIPTGRSCEDSWVIASALVPLTERLRYLVAIRPGIISPTVSARMAATLDRLSNGRLLINVVTGGDPDENRGDGSFLDHSERYEVSDEFLRIWRRVLQGESVDFEGKHLRVQNAKALYPPVQKPYPPLYFGGSSDAAHDLAAEQVDVYLTWGEPPAAVAEKLADVRERAARHGRTVKFGIRLHVIVRETEEEAWKAADKLIEHISDETIAAAQKSFSRFDSEGQRRMAALHDGRRDNLQIAPNLWAGVGLVRGGAGTALVGNPQQVAERIKEYADLGIESFIFSGYPHLEEAYRFAELVFPLLPEPYASLAGRGVTNLTGPFGEMIANDVLPKTKA; encoded by the coding sequence ATGGATGTTTTCTGGTTTCTGCCTACCCACGGCGACGGTCATTACCTGGGCACCACTCAGGGCGCTCGGCCGGTCACCCTCAATTATCTGAAGCAAGTGGCGCAGGCGGCTGACAGTCTCGGCTACCACGGCGTGTTGATTCCTACCGGACGCTCGTGCGAAGACTCCTGGGTGATCGCCTCGGCGCTGGTACCGCTGACCGAGCGCCTGCGCTATCTGGTCGCGATCCGCCCCGGCATCATCTCGCCCACCGTCTCCGCGCGCATGGCGGCCACATTGGATCGCCTGTCCAACGGCCGCTTGCTGATCAATGTGGTAACGGGGGGTGACCCCGACGAAAACCGTGGCGACGGCAGCTTCCTCGATCACAGCGAGCGCTACGAAGTGTCTGACGAATTCCTGCGGATCTGGCGCCGCGTATTGCAAGGCGAGTCCGTAGATTTTGAAGGCAAGCACCTGCGCGTACAGAATGCCAAGGCACTTTACCCACCGGTGCAAAAACCTTATCCGCCGCTGTACTTCGGCGGATCTTCCGACGCCGCCCACGACCTCGCCGCCGAACAGGTCGACGTGTACCTGACCTGGGGAGAGCCACCCGCGGCTGTCGCGGAAAAGCTCGCGGATGTACGTGAGCGCGCAGCACGCCATGGCCGCACGGTGAAATTCGGCATCCGCCTGCATGTGATCGTGCGCGAAACCGAAGAAGAGGCCTGGAAAGCCGCCGATAAACTGATCGAACACATCAGCGATGAAACCATCGCCGCGGCACAGAAATCCTTCTCGCGCTTTGACTCCGAAGGTCAACGCCGCATGGCCGCCCTGCATGACGGGCGCCGCGACAACCTGCAAATCGCGCCCAACCTGTGGGCCGGCGTCGGACTGGTACGCGGCGGCGCCGGCACTGCGCTGGTGGGCAACCCGCAGCAAGTGGCCGAACGCATCAAGGAATACGCGGACCTGGGCATTGAAAGCTTCATTTTTTCCGGTTACCCGCACCTGGAAGAAGCCTACCGGTTTGCCGAGCTGGTGTTCCCGTTGCTGCCGGAACCCTACGCCAGCCTTGCCGGGCGCGGCGTCACCAACCTCACGGGGCCGTTTGGCGAAATGATTGCCAACGATGTGCTGCCCAAAACAAAGGCCTGA
- a CDS encoding acyl-CoA dehydrogenase family protein gives MTAKPHSVLPSPLQTAKLLAAEFAHTAVERDERGGTPKAERDALRHSGLLALSIPTQYGGLGTRWSETLGIVREFAKVDSSIAHVFGFHHLMLATVRLFSRPDQWQPWFEQTARKNWFWGNALNPLDTRTVVKDFGGWREFSGKKSFCSGASDSEMLIASAVDESAGGKLLIAAIPSGRSGITLHNDWNNIGQRQTDSGSASFERVRVEESELLLDPGPLSTPFACLRPLIAQLTFTHMFLGIAEGAFEEARSYTATETRAWHKSSAEDVRQDPYVLHHYGEFWVALEGVRLLVERAAELLDQAWAKGPNLSEHERGQLAIAIATAKVAATRQGLDLCSRLFEVTGARSTHASLRLDRHWRNLRTQTLHDPVDYKLHELGDWALNQSLPIPTFYS, from the coding sequence GTGACAGCCAAACCCCACAGCGTCCTGCCCTCCCCCTTGCAGACCGCCAAACTGCTGGCCGCCGAATTCGCCCACACCGCCGTCGAGCGCGATGAGCGTGGCGGCACGCCCAAAGCCGAACGTGATGCCTTGCGCCACAGCGGCCTGCTGGCCTTGAGCATTCCCACCCAATACGGCGGCCTCGGCACGCGCTGGAGTGAAACCCTGGGCATCGTGCGCGAGTTCGCCAAGGTCGACAGCTCCATCGCCCACGTCTTCGGTTTCCACCACCTGATGCTCGCCACCGTGCGCCTGTTTTCGCGCCCGGACCAATGGCAACCCTGGTTCGAACAAACCGCGCGCAAGAATTGGTTCTGGGGCAACGCCCTCAACCCGCTGGACACGCGCACCGTGGTCAAGGATTTCGGCGGCTGGCGCGAGTTCTCAGGCAAGAAAAGCTTCTGCTCCGGCGCCAGCGACTCGGAAATGCTGATCGCCTCGGCGGTGGATGAAAGCGCCGGCGGCAAGCTGCTGATCGCCGCCATCCCCAGCGGGCGCAGTGGCATTACGTTACACAATGACTGGAACAACATCGGCCAGCGCCAGACCGACAGCGGCAGTGCCAGCTTTGAGCGTGTGCGTGTCGAAGAATCCGAACTGCTGCTCGATCCAGGCCCGTTGAGTACACCCTTCGCCTGCCTGCGTCCACTGATCGCCCAACTGACCTTCACGCATATGTTTCTCGGGATTGCCGAAGGCGCCTTTGAAGAAGCGCGCAGTTACACCGCCACCGAAACCCGCGCCTGGCACAAATCCTCGGCCGAAGACGTGCGCCAGGACCCTTACGTGCTGCATCACTACGGCGAGTTCTGGGTGGCCCTCGAGGGCGTGCGTCTGTTGGTGGAGCGCGCCGCAGAGCTGCTCGACCAGGCCTGGGCCAAGGGCCCGAACCTCAGTGAACACGAACGCGGCCAACTGGCCATCGCCATCGCGACCGCCAAGGTCGCCGCCACCCGCCAGGGCCTGGACCTGTGCAGCCGATTGTTTGAAGTGACCGGCGCGCGCTCCACCCACGCCTCGCTGCGTCTGGACCGCCACTGGCGCAACCTGCGCACCCAAACCCTGCACGATCCGGTGGACTACAAGCTCCACGAACTGGGGGACTGGGCCTTGAACCAGTCCCTGCCCATTCCTACGTTTTACTCCTGA
- a CDS encoding sigma-54 interaction domain-containing protein, with product MQLLTLPPSPALATSIRATAQVFEDPKSQALLAHIQQVAPSEASVLIIGETGTGKELVARHIHNLSARRNRPFVAVNCGAFSESLVEAELFGHEKGAFTGALSAKAGWFEEADGGTLFLDEIGDLPMAIQVKLLRVLQEREVVRLGSRKSIPIDVRVLAATNVQLEKAINAGHFREDLYYRLDVVSLELSPLRERPGDILPLTRHFIEAYSQRLGYGPISISREAEHKLKSYSWPGNIRELENVIHHTLLICRNGVIERDDLRLSNMRIERQDDNQHAADNSAEALLARAFQKLFEEQAGALHEKVEDALLRAAYRFSHYNQVHTANLLGLSRNVTRTRLIKIGELAVNKRRPGENLQGERMLHLSI from the coding sequence ATGCAGCTTTTGACCCTACCGCCCTCGCCCGCCCTGGCCACGTCGATTCGCGCCACGGCCCAGGTCTTCGAAGACCCCAAATCCCAGGCGCTGCTCGCCCACATCCAGCAAGTGGCGCCCAGTGAAGCCAGCGTGCTGATCATCGGCGAAACCGGTACCGGTAAAGAGCTGGTGGCGCGGCATATCCACAACCTCAGCGCACGGCGCAACCGGCCATTTGTGGCGGTGAACTGCGGCGCTTTCTCTGAATCGCTGGTGGAAGCGGAATTGTTTGGTCATGAGAAAGGCGCCTTCACCGGCGCCCTGAGCGCCAAAGCCGGCTGGTTCGAGGAGGCCGACGGCGGCACCTTGTTTCTGGATGAGATCGGCGATTTACCGATGGCCATCCAGGTCAAGTTGCTGCGCGTTTTACAGGAGCGCGAAGTGGTGCGCCTGGGCTCGCGCAAGAGCATTCCGATTGATGTGCGGGTGCTGGCGGCCACTAACGTGCAGCTGGAAAAAGCCATCAACGCCGGGCATTTCCGTGAAGACCTTTATTACCGCCTCGACGTGGTCAGCCTGGAACTCAGCCCGCTGCGCGAGCGCCCGGGCGATATTTTGCCGCTGACCCGGCATTTTATCGAAGCCTACAGCCAGCGCCTGGGCTACGGCCCGATCAGCATCAGCCGCGAGGCGGAACACAAACTCAAGAGCTACAGCTGGCCGGGCAACATCCGCGAGCTGGAAAACGTGATTCACCACACGCTGTTGATCTGCCGCAACGGCGTGATCGAGCGGGATGATTTGCGCCTGTCGAACATGCGCATCGAGCGCCAGGACGACAACCAGCACGCCGCCGATAACAGTGCCGAAGCCCTGCTCGCCCGCGCGTTCCAGAAGCTGTTCGAAGAACAGGCCGGCGCGCTGCATGAAAAGGTCGAAGACGCGTTATTGCGTGCCGCCTACCGCTTCAGCCATTACAACCAGGTGCACACCGCCAACCTGCTGGGCCTGAGCCGCAACGTCACCCGCACCCGCCTGATCAAGATCGGCGAGCTGGCGGTGAACAAACGCCGCCCCGGCGAAAACCTGCAGGGCGAGCGCATGCTGCATTTATCCATTTAG
- a CDS encoding antibiotic biosynthesis monooxygenase has protein sequence MQVSEKSRSFTQLIEFQIEPRQQVALVAALTTQSERLAQGHGGFLSASVQVSDDGRRVLNYLQWQSREDGEAAFQRFEKGEEDFWTLIRAHQATAVTFGSFQVLRSFERSHDNALHCRLNG, from the coding sequence ATGCAGGTATCAGAGAAGAGTCGCAGCTTCACTCAATTGATCGAATTTCAGATCGAGCCCCGGCAGCAAGTCGCCCTGGTGGCGGCCCTCACCACCCAAAGCGAACGCCTGGCTCAGGGCCATGGCGGTTTTCTGAGTGCCAGCGTGCAGGTCAGCGATGACGGACGGCGCGTGCTCAATTACCTGCAATGGCAGTCACGCGAAGATGGCGAGGCGGCATTCCAGCGCTTTGAGAAGGGCGAAGAGGACTTCTGGACGCTGATTCGCGCCCACCAGGCCACGGCCGTGACTTTCGGTTCGTTCCAGGTGCTGCGCAGTTTCGAGCGCAGCCATGACAACGCGTTGCACTGCCGCCTAAATGGATAA
- the soxR gene encoding redox-sensitive transcriptional activator SoxR, which yields MLNKELTVGQLAARSGVAVTALHFYESKGLIKSNRNAGNQRRYPRDVLRRVVVIKIAQRLGIPLATIGQALQTLPNGRTPTAEDWERLSALWREDLDERINKLMLLRDKLSGCIGCGCLSLEACPLRNQDDQLGQHGSGAQLLEPTPQS from the coding sequence ATGCTCAACAAAGAACTCACCGTCGGCCAGTTGGCCGCGCGCAGCGGTGTCGCCGTGACGGCGTTGCATTTCTATGAATCCAAGGGCTTGATCAAGAGCAACCGCAATGCCGGCAACCAGCGGCGTTACCCACGAGACGTATTGCGGCGGGTGGTGGTGATCAAAATCGCCCAGCGTCTGGGCATCCCGCTGGCGACGATTGGCCAGGCCTTGCAGACACTGCCGAACGGCCGCACACCGACGGCTGAGGATTGGGAACGCTTGTCGGCGCTGTGGCGCGAAGATCTGGATGAGCGCATCAACAAGCTGATGCTGCTGCGCGATAAGCTCAGCGGCTGTATCGGGTGCGGGTGTTTGTCGCTGGAGGCGTGCCCGTTGCGAAATCAGGATGATCAATTGGGCCAGCACGGCTCGGGGGCGCAGTTGTTAGAGCCTACCCCCCAATCCTGA
- a CDS encoding MetQ/NlpA family ABC transporter substrate-binding protein, which produces MKKSLAILAAVLSFNAFANEKLVVGATPVPHAEILEFVKPVLAKEGVDLQIKVFTDFIQPNQQLALKNIDANYYQYRPFLDDYNKTRHTDLVPVVGVHIEPFGAYSTRIKNLSELKDGATVSIPNDPVNTGRALVLLDEAGLIKLKDPSNTLSTPREIVENPKHLKIRELEGALLARSVSQVDLAFVFANYALEAGIDTNSALIVEKGKSLYVEYLVARPDNINDPRIQKLAKALNSDEVRQFILTRYKGQIAPGF; this is translated from the coding sequence ATGAAAAAGTCCCTGGCCATTTTGGCTGCCGTGCTGTCGTTCAACGCCTTCGCCAACGAAAAGTTGGTGGTCGGCGCCACACCCGTGCCCCATGCGGAAATTCTCGAATTCGTGAAGCCGGTATTGGCCAAGGAAGGCGTCGACCTGCAGATCAAAGTCTTCACGGACTTCATTCAGCCCAACCAGCAGTTGGCGCTGAAAAATATCGATGCCAACTATTACCAATATCGCCCGTTCCTCGATGACTACAACAAGACCCGCCACACCGACCTGGTGCCGGTGGTGGGCGTGCACATCGAGCCGTTCGGGGCGTATTCGACGCGCATCAAGAACCTGTCGGAGTTGAAGGACGGCGCCACGGTGTCGATCCCCAACGACCCGGTCAACACCGGCCGCGCGTTGGTACTGTTGGATGAGGCCGGGCTGATCAAGCTCAAGGACCCGAGCAACACCCTCAGTACCCCGCGTGAAATCGTGGAGAACCCCAAGCACTTGAAAATCCGTGAGCTGGAAGGCGCCTTGCTCGCCCGCTCGGTGAGCCAGGTGGATTTGGCGTTTGTGTTCGCCAACTACGCGCTGGAAGCGGGGATCGATACCAACAGTGCGTTGATCGTGGAGAAGGGCAAGTCGCTGTACGTCGAGTACCTGGTGGCGCGGCCGGACAACATCAACGACCCGCGCATCCAGAAACTGGCCAAGGCGTTGAACTCCGATGAAGTGCGCCAGTTCATTTTGACGCGCTACAAAGGCCAGATCGCCCCGGGCTTCTAA
- a CDS encoding methionine ABC transporter permease encodes MAELFKNIYWADIGQACLETLSMLAAALGFTVLLGLPLGVLLFLTGKRQLHEALVVYRLLSVVVNVLRSLPFIILLIVLIPLTTLLVGTSLGVPGTIPPLVVGCTPFFARLVETALREVDRGVVEATQSMGASTWQVIRHTLLPEARGGLLAAVTVTAIVLVDYTAMAGVIGGGGLGDLAIRYGYQRFQTDVMVVTVLLLLVLVQALQMTGDRLVARYSRR; translated from the coding sequence ATGGCCGAATTGTTCAAGAACATCTACTGGGCCGACATCGGCCAGGCGTGCCTGGAAACCCTGAGCATGCTCGCCGCAGCCCTGGGGTTTACCGTGCTGTTGGGGCTGCCGCTGGGGGTGCTGCTGTTTCTCACCGGCAAGCGCCAGTTGCATGAAGCACTGGTGGTGTACCGGCTGTTGTCGGTGGTGGTCAACGTGCTGCGCTCGCTGCCGTTCATCATTTTGCTAATTGTGTTGATCCCGTTGACCACCTTGCTGGTGGGCACCTCGCTGGGTGTGCCCGGCACCATTCCGCCGTTGGTAGTGGGCTGCACGCCGTTCTTTGCGCGGCTGGTGGAAACCGCGTTGCGTGAAGTCGACCGCGGTGTGGTGGAGGCCACCCAGTCCATGGGCGCCAGCACCTGGCAAGTGATCCGCCACACCCTGTTGCCGGAGGCCCGCGGTGGCTTGCTGGCGGCAGTGACCGTGACCGCGATCGTGCTGGTGGACTACACCGCCATGGCCGGGGTAATCGGCGGCGGTGGCCTGGGCGACCTGGCGATTCGTTATGGCTACCAACGCTTTCAGACCGACGTGATGGTGGTCACCGTGCTGCTTTTGCTGGTGCTGGTGCAGGCCCTGCAAATGACCGGTGACCGTTTGGTGGCGCGTTACAGCCGCCGTTAA
- a CDS encoding SfnB family sulfur acquisition oxidoreductase yields MSVPFVSADYPIHTPHADVIRDEAEAIAVAHRIAAVLLEQDAERDRTRQVPAEVVDLYSNSGLWGISVPREFGGAQVSYAVLAQVIAIISAADPSLGQIPQNHYCLLEDIRLQGTPEQQAHFFALALQGHRFANALSETGGKNVQDIQATIRREGDSYVINGRKGYCTGSLYAHWLAVLALDEQQNAQLAFVQRGTQGLVVVDDWDSMGQRTTSSGTVLAQNLRVPAFNLFPTHKSYDSPTLAGPFAQLTTAAIDAGIARAALRDTVQFVQQFARPWIDAGVEKASEDPLTIIQVGALDIRLEAAEALLERAGLALDAARPAPDEDNVAHASLAVARAKVLTTEIAIEASNKLFELGGTRSTLKKHNFDRHWRNARVHTLHDPVRWKYHVVGNWLLNGTRPPRHDWS; encoded by the coding sequence CGCCCATCGTATCGCCGCCGTTTTGCTGGAACAGGACGCCGAGCGTGATCGCACCCGCCAGGTCCCCGCCGAGGTGGTGGACCTGTATTCCAACAGTGGCCTGTGGGGCATCAGCGTGCCGCGCGAGTTCGGCGGGGCGCAGGTGTCCTACGCGGTGCTGGCCCAGGTAATTGCGATTATTTCGGCCGCAGATCCGTCACTGGGGCAAATCCCGCAGAACCATTACTGCCTGCTGGAAGATATCCGCCTGCAAGGTACGCCTGAACAACAGGCGCATTTCTTTGCGCTGGCGTTGCAGGGCCACCGGTTTGCCAATGCGCTGTCGGAAACCGGCGGCAAAAATGTGCAGGACATTCAGGCGACGATCCGCCGCGAAGGTGATAGTTACGTGATCAACGGCCGCAAGGGTTATTGCACCGGTTCGTTGTACGCTCATTGGCTCGCGGTGCTGGCGCTGGATGAGCAACAAAATGCGCAGTTGGCGTTCGTGCAGCGGGGCACTCAAGGGCTGGTGGTGGTGGATGACTGGGACAGCATGGGACAGCGCACCACGTCGAGCGGCACGGTGCTGGCACAGAACCTCCGGGTACCGGCGTTCAACCTGTTTCCTACACATAAATCCTATGATTCGCCGACCCTGGCCGGGCCTTTCGCACAACTGACCACTGCCGCCATCGACGCCGGGATCGCCCGTGCCGCGCTGCGTGACACGGTGCAGTTCGTGCAGCAATTTGCGCGCCCGTGGATCGACGCCGGCGTGGAAAAAGCCAGCGAAGATCCGCTGACCATCATTCAGGTCGGCGCCCTGGACATTCGCCTGGAAGCTGCCGAGGCGCTGCTGGAGCGTGCCGGGTTGGCGCTCGATGCGGCGCGGCCTGCGCCGGATGAAGACAACGTCGCCCACGCCTCTCTGGCCGTGGCCCGCGCCAAGGTGCTGACCACTGAAATCGCCATCGAAGCCAGCAACAAACTCTTCGAACTGGGCGGCACGCGTTCGACTTTGAAGAAGCACAACTTCGACCGCCATTGGCGCAACGCACGGGTACACACCCTGCATGACCCGGTGCGCTGGAAATATCACGTGGTGGGCAACTGGCTGCTCAATGGCACCCGGCCGCCCCGTCACGACTGGTCGTGA